A window of Silurus meridionalis isolate SWU-2019-XX chromosome 4, ASM1480568v1, whole genome shotgun sequence contains these coding sequences:
- the tuft1a gene encoding tuftelin 1a, giving the protein MSSTRSMCTFSEFRAGDRADGYRRLRLTLHDQVQQQPTIGKPIGRAFALVQPTSERQPLKPEPVKVEEKVEVIKVYLQAQKKEQDKNQQSLKMLSDEVSQIQEVRYCLKSLREQMAAKNNHRTEHKVKLTQTGVNRGNCALTSLSTQKMEDKQEFDDEQERERMREVSKRLYAQLQEAETRHQEEKEKLQAEAGQYKRQLSEQSDQLKEAQVSAQEQDQRIRELQRLMGGMEQESSSLRDDLMTKESELLQLRELKEEGQVDRERLEELEKENAILKEKIHHLDDMLKSQQRKLRQMIEQLQNSRMVIQERDRAIKELEEKVAFLEAENRELRDQMDYFLHERSNSGLLSDSNAQIVYSRPLKPSTQSNKNLPFIKVIEIKS; this is encoded by the exons ATGAGCAGCACCCGGAGCATGTGCACGTTTTCGGAATTCAGAGCAGGAGACCGAGCG GATGGCTACCGGAGACTCCGTCTGACTCTGCACGACCAAGTCCAGCAGCAGCCCACCATAGGAAAG CCGATTGGGAGAGCATTTGCGTTGGTGCAGCCAACTAGCGAGAGGCAGCCTCTGAAGCCCGAGCCCGTCAAAGTCGAGGAGAAGGTTGAGGTCATAAAG gtgTATCTGCAAGCGCAGAAAAAGGAACAGGACAAGAATCAGCAGAGTCTGAAGATGCTCTCTGATGAGGTTTCACAAATACAAGAG GTGCGATACTGTTTAAAGAGCCTAAGAGAGCAGATGGCAGCAAAAAACAACCACAGAACAGAGCACAAG GTGAAGTTAACTCAGACTGGTGTGAACAGAGGGAATTGTGCTCTGACATCTCTGTCGACACAAAAGATGGAAGACAAACAG GAGTTTGATGACGAGCAGGAGCGCGAAAGGATGAGGGAAGTCAGCAAGCGGCTGTACGCCCAGCTTCAGGAGGCGGAGACGAGACAccaagaggagaaggagaaattACAG GCTGAGGCAGGTCAGTACAAAAGGCAGCTGTCTGAGCAAAGCGATCAGCTGAAGGAAGCTCAGGTTAGCGCACAGGAGCAGGACCAGCGAATCCGAGAGCTGCAGCGTCTGATGGGTGGCATGGAGCAGGAGAGCTCGTCCCTCAGGGATGATTTAATGACCAAGGAGTCGGAGCTGCTGCAGCTGCGGGAGCTGAAAGAGGAGGGGCAAGTTGACAGAGAGAG ATTGGAGGAGTTGGAGAAGGAGAACGCCATCCTTAAGGAGAAGATACACCACCTTGATGATATGCTCAAGAGCCAGCAGAGGAAACTCAGACAGATGATTGAACAG CTGCAGAACTCGCGGATGGTGATTCAGGAGAGGGACCGTGCCATCAAAGAACTAGAGGAGAAAGTTGCTTTCCTCGAAGCAGAG AACAGAGAACTGCGTGATCAGATGGATTATTTCCTGCACGAAAGGTCAAACTCGGGCCTGTTGTCCGATTCCAATGCTCAGATTGTCTACAG TAGGCCTCTGAAGCCGTCGACACAAAGTAACAAAAATCTGCCGTTCATCAAAGTCATCGAGATCAAGTCATGA